The stretch of DNA CACTTGCTGAGATGAATCTTCGATTGTTTGGGATACTTGCAATGCTTGGGATAATAATAAATTCGCTTGCTGTGGCTGCTTTAGTTGATTGTATAATATTGCCAACTTAATTAAGTGAGGCGCTTTATCTTTAGGTTCCTCAAGGGTTCGGACTATTGGTAGCGTTTGGGATAATAACTTACTAGCTTCCGCTTTCTTTCCACCTTTAATGTACAAAGCGGCAACTTTTTCTAGTATACCAGCTTTGTCGTTTGGCTCATCTAAGTTCTGAGCTAATTGAATCGCTTTGTCATATTTCTCCATTTTAAAGCTGATTTCGATCAAAGCATTATGTTTGGGCTTATCCACTTGGATAATTTTTGCTAAATTTAGGGCTTGATCGAATTTTCCCTTTTTGGCATACTCAATTGCTATTTTGCCTAATGCACTAGATTTAAGTGAATCATTCCAGATTGTGTTAGCTACCTCAATAGCTTGTTGATATGTTCCAGTTTTTGCATAATCAATAGCAATTGTTTGTAAAACAATATCTTTAGCCAAAGGTTCAGATATTTGTTTGGCTATCTCTAAAGCTTGGGAAAATATTATATTAGCTTGCTGTTGCTGTCCGAGTTGGGCGTACTCAAATGCTATTTGTTCTAAAGCAATAGCTCGGTCATCAGGTTCTTTGATATTATTAGTTACTTGAATAGCTTGGGATAATAGTTGATTAGTTTGGTAGCGATTTCCGGTTTTGAAGGTTTTATGCGCTATTTCAGTGAATAAATTAATTTGATTAGAGGGAGGATCGATGCTTAGGATTATTTGCATAGCTTGGTTATATTCTCCTGCTGTTGCATATCCTCTAGATATTTGAGTAAATGCGTTAGACGCACAATTATTAGAACTAACACAAGCTGAACATAAAATATTAACTATTGTGACGATCGCCAAATTTCTGAGGCTCATTTTTAGCCATTCAATTATTTATAATTACTATTATTCATAACATTTTTATCATTAAAATGCTGTTGTAGGGGATAAAGGGAACAACCGAGCAAACTTTTAGTCCTAAACTGCATGAATAAATTACTTGCCATTCTCGGAATTGCCTTAAGTGTAGTTGGCATCACTCCCGATGTCTATGCTGCTGATGCTCCTAATATTGTCATCCCCGCAACGAGTATAGAAGATTTTTACCAGCAAGGAATGCAAAAGCTTGAATTAAAAGATTTTTCAGGTGCCATCGCATCTTTTACTCAAGCACTTACCACAAATCCTAATAATGCCGAAGCTTACCTTTATCGGGCGCTTGCTTATAGAGGTGCAAATGATTATGAATCTGCCCTAACTGATTTTAAATCTGCTTTACGCCTTGATAGCAGCTACGGAAATCCGATTAAAACAGTTGAGAGACATCCTCAACTTAATGTAGCTTACGAAATTTTTAAAACTGCTCGCATTCAATATTTTACTGAAGCGATTGGGCAAAATCCCGATGATGCTCAAGCTTACTTCTATCGGGGACTTAGCCGTAAAAATGAAGATAATCAAGGTGCATTGGCAGATTTTACTAATGTAATTCGTCTGCAACCGAATAACGCTCAAGCTTATTTACAACGAGGACTTAGCCAAACATATTCTGACTCCGAAAAAGCAATAGCTGATATTAATGAAGCAATTCGTTTGCAACCTAATGATCCTGAAGCTTATTTTGCTCGTGGACAAATATATGTATTGTCAGGTAATTTAACACAAGCTTTGCCCGATATTGAAGCTAGTATTCGCTTGAATACTACAAATCCTGATGCTTATGGTGTGCGATCGCATATTCGTCATAAATTTGGAGATATTCCAGGTGCGATCGCAGATTTAGCACAAGTAATTCGCCTAAAACCAGATCAAGCGGCTGCACTTTATACCAATCGCGCAGAACTTTATCTAGAAATCAAAGATCATCAAGCTGCGATGGCAGATTTCACCCAAGCAATTCGTTATTCCAGCGATGTCAAAGATTTTATTGGTGGTGGTTATCCATCTTATATGGCATACGGACGACGTGCTGCTTTGCGCTATCAACTCAAAGATTATCGAGGTGCGATCGCAGATTACACCCAAATGATTCGTGTTACTCCTCTTGGGAGTGCCTTTGACGGTGCAGTTAACTCTTCAGACATCTTAGCTGACATTTACTTTAAGCGTGCCGAAGCTCATATCAAATTAAAAGATCAGCGCAGCGCAATCCAAGATTATCAAAAAGCAATTACATATTTTCAGCAACGTGGTTGGATGACAGAAAACTATAAAAAAGCACTACAGCAGCTTAAAAATCTCCAAAGATAAGCAGCAATTATACCTATTTGTGCATAGTCCTCCTACTGTAATAGCAATGCAAAAACGCTTCAAAAGTTCTCTTACCTTGTATCTCAGCAAAATTTATCTCTATTCTCTGCAAATGTGCCTAGTTATTTATACCGATCACTTTTATAAATTCTCTACTATAATTAAACTCTTTATTTCAAAAAGCTAGAAAAACAACGTTAGCATTAGCAAATAAGAGAATTTGAGATTTTTGCTAACTATTATTTTTAAATAAAGCCATCTTTTCTTTTATATAGCGCAAAATGCGATTAAACGTCATTTCATCTATTTATGATTTTCTATACCTAAAGATAGAGGGTATATATATTACCATTTATAAATCAGTTTTGACACATCTCTGTAGGCATTTAAAATTATAATTTCAGGCGACAGGGTAAAAAATACATTCTGCCAAACCCCTATAAATTAACAATTTCAAGCAACATTATTAAATAGCAGCAAAAGATAAATATCGTTGCAGATCTCTAGCGACAAAAGCGCCAAATTTATATATAGTCCGTATTTACAGAAAAGTTAGCTTGCTACATATAGCCTAATAAAAAATTAAATTTATGGATGATACAAATAAACAAAAATAGTTAAGAAGCCGATAAAAATCTTTTATATCTGCGAGTGATTACATATTTGAATGACAGCTAAAATTGCTGTTTTTCTGCGAGTTATTACGGATTTTTTATGGCAACATGAGTTGGTAGTCTGTTAAGTGTTCATCAGCAAATGTTGATTGAACACGCAAGAATCAAAGGTTAGATTTGAGCCTTTTATTAATACCCTTTTTACTTGGCTCCCATCTTAAATTCTCTTGCAGCTCAAGCTATTAGCTCTTAGCGAGCAGTCAGGGTTTAGCAGTCAGTTTTTAACTGGCGATATAGATAAAAGATTTTTGTCTACTAGCTGAAACCCGATCACTGATAGCTAACTACTAATCGCTTAAATGACGTTTACCAATAGGTTCATGAATCAAAGATTTTGGATTAGCCTTCCTGCTGCCCTGTTAGCAATTCTGGGTACAACATTTTCTAGTTACGCCCAACCCCAGACAGCATTTGACAGTCATTCAGAAGCATTAACCCAAGCAGAGATTTCAGGAAAAACCCCAAAAGTCGAACTCGAAAATAGCGATTCTGATCGCAACAAAGGTTATAAAAAAAGCAAGCGCTCCTCATCTGGAAGTGGTATGGCTTCCTGGTATGGTGCAGGCCCAGGATATACAGCAGCCCACCGTACTTTACCTTTTGGCACCCGTGTACGGGTAACCAACCTCAACAATAATCGTTCCGTAGTAGTCAAAATCAACGATCGCGGCCCATTTATCGCGGGTCGGGTTATCGACGTTTCAGGTGCTGCTGCCAGTGTTTTAGGAATCAGATCTTCAGGCGTAGCACCAGTAAGTTTACAGGTTTTAGGTTCATAGTAATTCACCTATTTTGAATAGCCTAAGCCTTGTAGAGACGTACTATGGTACGTCTCTACATTCCCATAAGAAGAGATGTCTAATGCGTAAACCAAGAGGAATTTAAGCCCCAAGGTAGTTTATTGCTGGCTTGAGATGAATTTAAGCTAAGACCTGTAAATTAAAGCTTTTTAGGAAAATTCTTATGAGCGATCAGCCAATTCCTGGTCAAGCATTAAGCACGGATGAACCAATTGATAAAAACGATCCACATTTGGCGGAGATTCTTGACAAAATCAAACATCCTCCATCAATTAATGAAACTTTAATGGCACAAAGTAAAGACGAGCTAACTAGCAACCCAACAGTAGTGCCTGAAATGATTAACGAATCAGGAGATTTAAGAGGCGATTTGAAGCGGGACGAATAAGTGCGTCTTTGCTGGTAAGGATACAATGCAATCAAGGCGGATTTTTGTCTGCTTATCCTACTGTCAGTTATAGCAACCGCTTTCGTCGGCTCTTGACAAAATCAATCCTGAAACCATTGAAAACATTGGCGCATGATTAAAGCTGACGATGCAGTAGGCGCTCTGCCCCGTGGCGAAGCCTAAGCTGACTGCTGACTGCTGACCGCTATAAATCAGACTATGCTGCCTGTCATTTACTCAGATGAGTTTCTCAATCATAAAACTGGTCGATTTCACCCAGAAAGACCAGAACGCTTAACGGCAATTGTAGAGGCATTAAAAGCTGCTCCTTGGGCAGATCAAATTGAGTGGCAGATACCGACGCCATTTGTAAAAAGACAAGTGATGCCTCTGCTACAACAAGTACATACCCAAAGTTACATTGAGACTGTTGCACGCATAGCTCAAGAAGGCGGCGGTAGTTTAGATGCTGATACCCCAGTCTCTCCTCAAAGTTATGATATTGCCCTACTTGCAATTAGTGCTTGGTTAGATGGCGTTGACCGTGTTTTAGGAAGTAATCACCCAGCTTTTGTCCTTGCTCGTCCACCTGGACATCATGCTGAACGTAATACTGGCATGGGATTTTGTCTATTTTCTAATGCCGCGATCGCAGCTTACTACGCGCTAGAACAGCAAGGGATCAACCGAGTTGCTATTCTTGACTGGGATGTGCATCATGGCAATGGTACACAAGCAATCGTTGAAAGTGATCCCCGCATCGCTTACTGTTCTTTACACCAATATCCTTGTTATCCTGGTACAGGCAAAGCAAATGAGCAAGGACAACACCATAACGTCCTGAATTTGCCCCTCTCCCCTGGTAGCACTATAGAGGTGTATCAACCTCTGTTTGAACAGAAAATCATCCCGTTTTTCCAAAATTTTCAGCCAGATTTGTTAATTGTCAGTGCAGGTTACGATGCTACTGCGGCTGATCCCTTAGCTGGAATGGCTTTGCAACCCGAAGATTACGGACTATTTACTGAGTATTGTTTACAGTTAACTCGTCGGATTTTGTTTGGTTTGGAAGGTGGCTATGACCTCAATTCCCTTGCTCAGTCAGTATTACAAACGATTAAGCCTTGCTTGGTTTAACCATACTCATCATGCTCAACTGTTTTCTACGGCTTGAGGTGTAGCTAAAATATCTATCCCCGTGTAAATACAGGGGTAACATTTTGTTACAAAAATAGATATAGTGATATCTCGGTGGAAGTGAACGATAAGTTCATGGATGATTAGAAACAGATTAGCAACAGCCTTACGCTGGGAAGATGAAGCAATGACCACCTACATGACTTTAGAAACAGCACTACGAATCGTTGAAAATAGCTTTTTGGTAAGTGCGATCGCGCTAATAGCAGTTTCCTATATCGGTTTAGCAATCATTGACACACTGGAAAAATCTCAAGGGCATTCTCCTAAAGCCAAATGGTTCTCCTAAGTCAACTGGTTTTTGTAACAGTAGTAGAATAATTTAATTCATTAACGCGCTAGATACCTATCCGAAAAGTGGTTGCATTCATATTTTTAACCACAGATAGACACTCCTAGTAATATAGATATTTAGTCATCTAATCGCGGATTTTTCGGATAGGCACTATGTATACGGTTTCGCCTCGTCACTACAAAACCTGCTGTAACCTCTAAAACTTCAGGTGGCGATCGCACTTATTTATAAATCTGGATTTCAATGCGTTCAGCTTAA from Oculatellaceae cyanobacterium encodes:
- a CDS encoding tetratricopeptide repeat protein — protein: MNKLLAILGIALSVVGITPDVYAADAPNIVIPATSIEDFYQQGMQKLELKDFSGAIASFTQALTTNPNNAEAYLYRALAYRGANDYESALTDFKSALRLDSSYGNPIKTVERHPQLNVAYEIFKTARIQYFTEAIGQNPDDAQAYFYRGLSRKNEDNQGALADFTNVIRLQPNNAQAYLQRGLSQTYSDSEKAIADINEAIRLQPNDPEAYFARGQIYVLSGNLTQALPDIEASIRLNTTNPDAYGVRSHIRHKFGDIPGAIADLAQVIRLKPDQAAALYTNRAELYLEIKDHQAAMADFTQAIRYSSDVKDFIGGGYPSYMAYGRRAALRYQLKDYRGAIADYTQMIRVTPLGSAFDGAVNSSDILADIYFKRAEAHIKLKDQRSAIQDYQKAITYFQQRGWMTENYKKALQQLKNLQR
- a CDS encoding septal ring lytic transglycosylase RlpA family protein, translating into MNQRFWISLPAALLAILGTTFSSYAQPQTAFDSHSEALTQAEISGKTPKVELENSDSDRNKGYKKSKRSSSGSGMASWYGAGPGYTAAHRTLPFGTRVRVTNLNNNRSVVVKINDRGPFIAGRVIDVSGAAASVLGIRSSGVAPVSLQVLGS
- a CDS encoding histone deacetylase, whose product is MLPVIYSDEFLNHKTGRFHPERPERLTAIVEALKAAPWADQIEWQIPTPFVKRQVMPLLQQVHTQSYIETVARIAQEGGGSLDADTPVSPQSYDIALLAISAWLDGVDRVLGSNHPAFVLARPPGHHAERNTGMGFCLFSNAAIAAYYALEQQGINRVAILDWDVHHGNGTQAIVESDPRIAYCSLHQYPCYPGTGKANEQGQHHNVLNLPLSPGSTIEVYQPLFEQKIIPFFQNFQPDLLIVSAGYDATAADPLAGMALQPEDYGLFTEYCLQLTRRILFGLEGGYDLNSLAQSVLQTIKPCLV